The Doryrhamphus excisus isolate RoL2022-K1 chromosome 1, RoL_Dexc_1.0, whole genome shotgun sequence genome includes a window with the following:
- the LOC131131407 gene encoding scavenger receptor cysteine-rich type 1 protein M130-like isoform X3: MDCGSLVSIQHKSNNDHRPAWEVQFLCRGLESTLMECDDHMGARRRVQGRNSTSDIMEVVCSDSLRLVGNGHLCSGEVEVKTDQGWAAVCEEGFDLAAKTLVCRELGCGPPSPFYGAFGKQEEKRLLSLRKFHCKGNETRLQDCANSTHEDCKPASAVRCEVEQAFQLVGGDNRCAGIVEGKDAGEWRPMADKWRQWRTEHLAQLCIQLDCGSLISTAWHFLPSGMAVWELDSFCNDHSTSICTSWEPDGSDHLMTVNCSVSVQLLAGRGRCSGNVMVRSSQSWWPMCGSVFSAEDALVVCRELACGVPRDYHNRMSSGQNIQQWSPAFKCEGREQTLQECPFLSFNATKENCDKVYMTCISTVITLQVSFGKKWKNLILSSSLTDYPVKPDAIVHTAHTDGRHVLKGHRFAITCRHNSPYSIRSFRLKTGIHTEHPTEWTEAAADNSATFLFPAAQESHKGVYYCDYNYELSPATFSEQKAISLTIQEPHDLRLVERGSQCAGNLELKHDKDWRPVSYQNNWSLKEAAVVCRQLGCGLVVSTTKQSITSAPIPVWRFYSDCEGSELALMDCGTVSHQHSYWAVQVICNDILPQPNISFFSGYTGDTQQDVKLLQGYSYTITCSVEPRYHEGHFSLNFSNFKQTVSRSLPSVKHSARFVFPTANASHTGNYTCVYHNFVFGQNFSSVSRGLSLRITDDVDLFLDDGEPRHNESVSCAGKLFVRREDEMRMLSAESSSWGLKHASVVCRQLGCGAALSTNATNLPYKEAMWRFFSDCNGSESALMDCGSVARWFSSSGVVVVCSSQSRGVNAV, translated from the exons GCTTGGAATCCACCCTGATGGAGTGTGACGACCACATGGGAGCACGCAGGAGAGTGCAGGGAAGAAATTCAACTTCGGACATCATGGAAGTCGTCTGCTCAG ACTCGTTGAGGCTTGTGGGCAATGGCCACCTTTGTTCCGGCGAGGTGGAGGTTAAGACAGATCAAGGCTGGGCTGCGGTGTGTGAGGAAGGTTTTGACCTTGCAGCTAAAACCCTGGTCTGCAGGGAGCTGGGCTGTGGGCCCCCGTCACCTTTTTATGGCGCGTTTGGAAAACAAGAGGAAAAACGGCTGCTTTCTCTCAGGAAGTTCCACTGCAAAGGCAATGAGACTCGCCTCCAGGACTGTGCCAACTCAACGCATGAGGACTGTAAACCAGCTTCTGCAGTTAGATGCGAAG TTGAGCAGGCTTTCCAACTGGTGGGAGGAGACAACAGATGTGCTGGTATCGTGGAGGGAAAGGATGCTGGAGAGTGGAGGCCAATGGCAGATAAATGGCGGCAATGGAGAACAGAACACTTGGCTCAGCTCTGCATCCAGCTGGACTGTGGAAGTCTTATTTCAACAGCATGGCATTTTCTACCCAGTGGAATGGCTGTCTGGGAGCTGGACTCCTTCTGCAATGACCACAGCACATCCATTTGTACGTCATGGGAGCCTGACGGATCAGACCATTTGATGACTGTGAATTGTTCAG TCAGCGTGCAACTCCTGGCAGGGCGGGGCAGATGCTCAGGCAATGTGATGGTGAGGTCTTCCCAGTCCTGGTGGCCAATGTGTGGCTCGGTCTTCAGTGCAGAGGATGCATTGGTTGTATGTCGGGAACTTGCTTGTGGGGTTCCCCGGGATTATCACAACAGGATGTCCAGCGGGCAAAATATCCAGCAGTGGAGTcctgcctttaaatgtgaaggCAGGGAGCAGACACTCCAGGAATGTCCCTTTCTGTCCTTCAACGCCACCAAAGAGAATTGTGACAAAGTTTACATGACCTGCATAAGTACAGTAATCACATTACAAGTCTCTTTCggaaagaaatggaaaaaccTGATTCTGTCTTCTTCTTTAACAGATTATCCAGTAAAACCAGACGCAATTGTGCACACTGCACACACTGACGGAAGACATGTCCTCAAAGGCCATCGCTTTGCCATCACCTGCAGGCACAACTCGCCTTACTCTATACGCTCCTTCCGCCTAAAAACAGGCATCCACACGGAACACCCCACTGAGTGGACGGAAGCAGCGGCTGATAATTCCGCCACCTTCCTTTTCCCGGCTGCCCAGGAGTCCCACAAGGGTGTCTACTATTGCGACTACAACTATGAGCTCAGTCCAGCTACTTTCTCTGAACAGAAGGCAATATCTCTCACCATTCAAG AGCCCCATGACTTGAGGTTGGTGGAGAGAGGGAGTCAGTGTGCTGGCAATCTTGAGCTAAAACACGACAAAGACTGGAGACCAGTCAGTTACCAGAACAACTGGAGTCTGAAGGAAGCAGCAGTGGTGTGCAGACAGCTCGGGTGCGGTTTGGTTGTTTCAACGACCAAACAGTCAATAACATCGGCTCCTATACCTGTGTGGCGTTTTTATTCTGATTGTGAGGGTTCTGAGCTTGCACTGATGGACTGCGGGACTGTGAGCCACCAGCATTCCTATTGGGCTGTTCAAGTTATCTGCAATG ATATCCTGCCTCAGCCGAATATTTCCTTCTTCTCTGGCTACACTGGTGACACGCAGCAGGACGTGAAGCTCCTCCAGGGCTACAGCTACACCATCACATGCTCTGTGGAGCCACGTTACCATGAAGGTCACTTCAGCCTGAATTTCAGTAACTTCAAGCAGACTGTCAGCCGGAGCCTACCATCTGTCAAGCACTCTGCCCGCTTTGTGTTTCCAACCGCTAACGCGTCACACACCGGAAACTACACTTGTGTTTATCACAACTTTGTTTTTGGTCAGAATTTCTCCTCTGTGAGCCGCGGTCTCTCTCTTCGCATCACAG ATGATGTAGATCTATTTTTGGATGATGGAGAGCCGAGACATAATGAGAGCGTCTCCTGTGCTGGAAAGTTGTTTGTGCGCCGTGAGgatgagatgaggatgctgagtgCAGAGTCGTCATCCTGGGGTCTGAAGCATGCTTCCGTGGTGTGTCGACAGTTGGGATGTGGTGCCGCCCTCTCCACCAATGCCACCAATCTTCCCTACAAGGAAGCCATGTGGCGTTTCTTCTCAGACTGCAATGGATCCGAGTCTGCTCTGATGGACTGTGGAAGCGTTGCTCGTTGGTTTTCCTCCTCAGGTGTTGTGGTGGTTTGCTCCAGTCAGTCACGTGGGGTAAACGCTGTATAG